A window of the Quadrisphaera sp. DSM 44207 genome harbors these coding sequences:
- a CDS encoding ATP-binding protein has translation MSSLPEAPLLAVLPCDLTAAGRARRLLAEECRAAGVRGDAADSAELLVSEVVTNAVIHGRSEVRLSVCASPRCLRVEVGDDNSRRPRVQELDAAALDGRGLAIVDMVATRWGVADDDLGKVVWFELAV, from the coding sequence ATGTCATCCCTCCCCGAGGCCCCGCTGCTGGCGGTGCTGCCGTGCGACCTGACGGCGGCGGGGCGCGCCCGCCGCCTGCTCGCCGAGGAGTGCCGCGCGGCCGGCGTCAGGGGCGACGCCGCGGACAGCGCCGAGCTGCTCGTCAGCGAGGTCGTCACCAACGCGGTCATCCACGGCCGCAGCGAGGTGCGCCTGAGCGTGTGCGCGAGCCCGCGGTGCCTGAGGGTCGAGGTCGGCGACGACAACTCCCGCCGCCCGCGCGTGCAGGAGCTCGACGCCGCCGCCCTCGACGGCCGCGGCCTCGCGATCGTCGACATGGTGGCCACGCGCTGGGGCGTGGCCGACGACGACCTCGGTAAGGTCGTCTGGTTCGAGCTCGCCGTCTGA